Proteins found in one Sulfurimonas sp. genomic segment:
- a CDS encoding serine hydroxymethyltransferase — MSFLQEFDKEIFDLCEKELERQTDHLEMIASENFTLPAVMETMGSVFTNKYAEGYPGKRYYGGCEYADGVEQLAIDRACKLFGCNYANVQPHSGSQANGAVYAALLQAGDKLLGMDLSHGGHLTHGSKPSFSGKNYHSFTYGVELDGRINYDRVLDIAKITQPKIIVCGASAYAREIDFKRFREIADEVGAILFADIAHIAGLVAAGEHPSPFPHAHVVTTTTHKTLAGPRGGMIMTNDEDIAKKINSAIFPALQGGPLVHVIAAKAVGFKHNLSPAWKEYAKQVKANAKVLAEVLIKRGYDVVSDGTDNHLVLVSFVGREISGKDADAALGNAGITVNKNTVPGETRSPFVTSGIRVGSPALTSRGMKEKEFELIANKMADVLDDINNTELQAKVKEELKELAQNFVIYNQSTY, encoded by the coding sequence ATGAGTTTTTTACAAGAATTTGATAAAGAAATTTTCGATTTATGCGAAAAAGAGCTGGAAAGACAAACTGATCACCTAGAGATGATCGCATCAGAGAACTTTACACTACCTGCTGTAATGGAAACTATGGGTTCTGTATTTACAAACAAGTATGCTGAAGGTTACCCTGGTAAGCGTTACTACGGTGGTTGTGAATATGCTGATGGTGTTGAGCAATTAGCAATTGACCGTGCATGTAAACTTTTTGGATGTAACTATGCAAACGTTCAGCCACACTCTGGAAGCCAGGCAAACGGTGCAGTATATGCAGCACTACTACAAGCTGGTGATAAACTTTTAGGTATGGACTTAAGCCACGGTGGTCACTTAACTCACGGTTCTAAACCTTCATTCTCTGGTAAAAACTACCACTCATTCACTTACGGTGTTGAGTTAGACGGTCGTATCAACTACGACAGAGTTTTAGACATTGCTAAAATTACTCAACCAAAAATAATCGTATGTGGTGCTTCAGCTTATGCACGTGAGATCGACTTTAAACGTTTCCGTGAGATTGCTGATGAAGTTGGAGCAATTTTATTTGCTGATATCGCACACATTGCTGGTTTAGTAGCTGCTGGTGAGCACCCTAGCCCGTTCCCACATGCACACGTTGTAACTACAACTACTCACAAAACTCTAGCTGGTCCTCGTGGTGGTATGATCATGACTAACGATGAAGATATAGCTAAAAAAATCAACTCTGCTATCTTCCCTGCACTTCAAGGTGGTCCATTAGTTCACGTTATTGCAGCTAAAGCGGTTGGTTTCAAACACAACTTATCTCCAGCGTGGAAAGAATATGCTAAACAAGTAAAAGCTAACGCTAAAGTTTTAGCTGAAGTACTTATCAAACGCGGATACGATGTAGTTAGTGACGGTACTGACAACCACTTAGTACTTGTAAGTTTTGTTGGTCGCGAAATATCTGGTAAAGATGCTGATGCGGCACTAGGTAATGCAGGTATCACTGTAAATAAAAACACTGTTCCAGGTGAGACAAGAAGCCCATTTGTAACTTCTGGTATCCGTGTAGGTTCTCCTGCTCTTACAAGCCGTGGTATGAAAGAGAAAGAGTTTGAACTAATCGCAAACAAAATGGCTGACGTATTAGATGATATCAACAACACTGAATTACAAGCTAAAGTAAAAGAAGAGTTAAAAGAGTTAGCTCAAAACTTTGTAATTTATAATCAGTCAACATACTAA
- a CDS encoding DUF1882 domain-containing protein, with product MTAMDMKLIKMITDHYWEKSDTVVNKISFKGRTFYNKFKKINSPLNSQVINKHLKGEITAAHSLVNSRGKVENIVIDYNGRDPERFYHKAQLLLREEGYINFTAYKTKTEGHLHVYIHKGHTTLQEAIQLGKMISMKLAAKQPKQWRMFPNNDMPDEYNILTLPYEVYAKERGASWSKHL from the coding sequence ATGACGGCAATGGATATGAAACTTATCAAGATGATTACTGATCACTATTGGGAAAAAAGTGATACAGTGGTCAATAAGATATCTTTTAAAGGCCGTACATTTTATAACAAGTTTAAAAAAATAAACTCACCGTTAAACTCACAAGTGATAAATAAACACTTAAAAGGTGAAATAACTGCTGCACATTCTTTAGTAAATTCTCGTGGAAAAGTTGAAAATATCGTAATTGATTATAACGGTCGTGATCCTGAGCGTTTTTATCATAAGGCACAACTTTTGCTACGTGAAGAGGGATATATAAACTTTACAGCTTATAAAACAAAAACAGAGGGTCACCTTCATGTTTATATACATAAAGGTCATACCACTTTACAAGAAGCTATACAACTTGGTAAAATGATCAGCATGAAACTAGCTGCGAAGCAACCAAAACAATGGCGTATGTTTCCAAACAACGATATGCCCGACGAGTACAACATATTGACACTGCCGTATGAAGTATATGCAAAAGAGCGTGGTGCTTCTTGGTCGAAGCATCTATAG
- a CDS encoding SPOR domain-containing protein, whose translation MEENNELNDIILNKGNSSSSNKKVVLAVATLGVVLIIVVMLMNTINSNDGENLPKPVPLPTPQSVAETTVEDMPKEEALFEEVEVVQEKNIDENNLDQIAQKLKEESMAETVVEPTPKPVAKPVVKQTPKPKPVTTPKATGKQYFVQVGSFSKYKPNKKFLNSITSKGYTYEFYKVGTLNKVLVGPFANEKEARGALRTIRSSIEAGAFLTRK comes from the coding sequence ATGGAAGAGAATAACGAGTTAAATGATATTATTTTGAACAAGGGAAACAGCTCTAGTTCAAATAAGAAGGTAGTTCTAGCCGTAGCTACACTAGGTGTAGTTTTAATAATTGTAGTAATGTTAATGAACACTATTAATTCTAATGACGGGGAAAACCTACCTAAACCGGTTCCACTTCCAACTCCACAAAGCGTAGCTGAAACTACTGTAGAAGATATGCCTAAAGAGGAAGCTTTATTTGAAGAGGTAGAAGTTGTTCAAGAGAAAAATATTGATGAGAATAACCTTGACCAAATAGCTCAGAAACTAAAAGAAGAGAGTATGGCTGAAACAGTAGTTGAACCAACACCTAAGCCTGTTGCAAAACCCGTAGTTAAACAAACTCCTAAGCCAAAACCTGTAACAACACCTAAAGCTACTGGTAAACAATACTTTGTTCAAGTTGGTTCATTTTCAAAATATAAACCAAATAAAAAGTTTTTAAACTCTATAACAAGCAAAGGTTATACATACGAGTTCTATAAAGTTGGAACTTTAAATAAAGTTCTTGTTGGTCCGTTTGCTAATGAAAAAGAAGCAAGAGGCGCACTTAGAACTATTAGAAGCTCTATTGAAGCCGGTGCTTTCTTAACTAGAAAATAG
- the lysS gene encoding lysine--tRNA ligase has protein sequence MAFENKFIQQRIQKAQVLKEAGFNPYANDSKRNTTISKYLNVNDDIHNLEEKRDEKRHYTVSGRIKLQRIMGKASFIKIEDESGMLQVYVARDNLPEGFYNDIFKKNIEVGDIVEVEGYPFVTGHGELSLHAHSLKLLTKAIAPLPEKFHGVTDKEIRYRKRYLDLIMNAEVRKTFQIRSKVISLTRHFFEEKGFLEVETPMMHPIAGGANAKPFVTHHNALGIDRYLRIAPELYLKRLIVGGFEAVFEINRNFRNEGMDATHNPEFTSIEFYWAYKTYRDLIEITKDYFKYLFEHLDLPTILPYGDMEVDFDKFTEIPLIQSLTDIGGVPADVVNDKEKILDYLRSKNLEADAKMTLGYLQGELFDEFVEEKLINPTFITEYPVDLSPLARRNDENPDITERFELFIAGREIANAFSELNDPVDQYERFVAQGEAKEGGDDEAHEMDKDFVDALSYGMAPTAGQGIGIDRLVMLLTNEHSIRDVLLFPAMKPLAEGSKEDEIPEE, from the coding sequence TTGGCTTTTGAAAATAAATTTATACAACAAAGAATCCAAAAAGCACAGGTGCTAAAAGAGGCTGGATTTAATCCATATGCAAATGATTCTAAAAGAAACACTACTATTTCAAAATATTTAAACGTTAACGATGATATTCACAACTTAGAAGAAAAACGTGATGAGAAACGTCACTATACTGTTAGCGGACGTATTAAGCTTCAACGTATTATGGGTAAGGCCAGTTTTATAAAGATAGAAGATGAAAGCGGTATGCTTCAGGTATATGTGGCACGTGACAATCTTCCTGAAGGTTTCTATAACGATATTTTTAAAAAGAACATTGAAGTCGGTGATATTGTAGAGGTTGAGGGTTATCCATTTGTAACTGGTCATGGTGAACTTTCACTACATGCACACTCTCTAAAACTTTTAACTAAAGCCATTGCACCATTACCTGAGAAATTCCACGGTGTAACTGACAAAGAGATCAGATACAGAAAAAGATATCTTGATCTTATTATGAATGCAGAAGTTAGAAAAACATTCCAAATCCGCTCTAAAGTTATCTCTTTAACTCGTCACTTCTTTGAGGAAAAAGGTTTCTTAGAAGTTGAAACTCCTATGATGCACCCAATTGCCGGTGGAGCAAATGCGAAACCGTTTGTAACTCACCATAATGCACTTGGAATCGACAGATACTTAAGAATCGCACCTGAGCTTTACCTAAAACGTCTAATCGTTGGTGGATTTGAAGCTGTATTTGAGATCAACCGTAACTTTAGAAATGAAGGTATGGATGCTACTCACAACCCTGAATTTACATCGATTGAATTCTACTGGGCATATAAAACATATAGAGATCTAATTGAGATCACAAAAGATTATTTCAAGTACCTTTTTGAACATCTGGATCTTCCGACAATTCTGCCTTACGGTGATATGGAAGTTGATTTTGATAAGTTTACAGAGATCCCGTTAATTCAGTCACTTACTGATATCGGTGGCGTACCTGCTGATGTTGTAAACGACAAAGAAAAGATCTTAGACTACCTAAGAAGTAAAAACCTTGAAGCTGATGCAAAAATGACTCTTGGTTATCTTCAAGGTGAGTTATTTGATGAGTTTGTTGAAGAGAAACTGATCAATCCTACTTTCATCACTGAATACCCTGTTGATCTTTCACCTCTTGCAAGAAGAAACGATGAAAATCCTGATATTACTGAAAGATTTGAGCTGTTTATTGCAGGTCGTGAAATTGCAAATGCGTTTAGCGAGTTAAACGATCCAGTTGATCAGTATGAGCGTTTTGTTGCTCAAGGTGAAGCAAAAGAAGGCGGTGACGATGAAGCTCACGAGATGGATAAAGACTTCGTAGATGCACTAAGCTACGGTATGGCTCCAACTGCGGGACAAGGTATTGGTATCGACAGATTAGTAATGCTTTTAACAAATGAGCACTCTATTCGTGACGTACTTCTTTTCCCTGCTATGAAACCTCTAGCAGAAGGTTCTAAAGAGGATGAAATCCCGGAAGAATAA